One segment of Etheostoma spectabile isolate EspeVRDwgs_2016 unplaced genomic scaffold, UIUC_Espe_1.0 scaffold302, whole genome shotgun sequence DNA contains the following:
- the LOC116686038 gene encoding sodium/potassium/calcium exchanger 2: protein MVWWAHQVGDTFGITEEIMGLTILAAGTSIPDLITSVIVARKGLGDMAVSSSVGSNIFDITVGLPFPWLMWSFINELKPVQVSSNGLFCAIVLLFIMLLFVIISIAACKWRMSKLLGFIMFMLYFVFLVVSVMLEDKVITCPVSI, encoded by the exons ATGGTGTGGTGGGCTCACCAG GTCGGAGATACCTTTGGGATTACGGAGGAGATTATGGGCCTGACTATACTGGCAGCTGGAACCTCCATCCCTGACCTCATCACCAGTGTCATTGTGGCACGCAAGGGGCTGGGGGACATGGCGGTGTCCAGCTCCGTGGGCTCCAACATCTTCGACATCACTGTTGG ACTGCCGTTCCCCTGGCTCATGTGGTCTTTCATCAACGAACTGAAACCGGTGCAAGTCAGCTCCAACGGCCTCTTCTGTGCCATTGTGCTCCTCTTCATCATGCTCCTCTTCGTCATCATCTCCATCGCCGCCTGCAAGTGGCGCATGAGCAAGCTGCTCGGCTTCATCATGTTCATGCTGTACTTCGTCTTCCTGGTGGTCAGCGTCATGCTGGAGGACAAGGTGATCACCTGTCCCGTTTCCATCTGA